CGACGTCGGCGATCCGCGACCTGCTCGAACACGCCCAGCAACCGGGCATGATCAGCCTGGCCGGGGGCCTTCCCGACCCCGACCGGTTCCCGACCGCCGCCCTCGCCGACATCGCGGCCGAGGTGTTGCGTCACGACGGACGGCGCACCCTGCAATACGGTCTCACCGCCGGCGAACGCGACCTTCGCGCCCACATCGTCGCGACGACACCGTGCGCGACCGACATCGACGCGGTCGTCGTGACGACGGGGTCGCAACAGGGTCTCGAATTGCTCGCCGGCGTGTTGGTCGACCCCGGGGACACGGTGGTGGTCGCCGATCCGGAGTATCTCGGCGCGGCGCAGTCGTTCCGGCGCGCCGGTGCCCGCCTGGCTCCCGTTCCCGTGGACGACCACGGCCTCGACATCGACGAGCTGGACGCGGCGCTGCGCGGCGGCCTGCGCCCCAAGTTCGCGTATCTGGTCCCCCACTTCCACAACCCGTCCGGGGGCACGCTCTCGGCGAGTCGGCGCCACCGCCTGCTCGAACTGGCGGAGCGCTACGGGTTCCTGGTCGTCCTCGACGATCCGTATCGCGAACTCTTCGTCGACACTCCCCCCGACGACATCGCCGCACCCCACCCGATGGTGGTGCACCTGCGCAGCAGCTCCAAGGTCCTCGCGCCGGGCCTACGGGTCGGGTGGACGATCGGGCCGACCTGGCTCACCCGGGCGATCGAGCGGGCAAAGCAGTCGGCCGACCTTCACACCAGCACCGTCTCGCAGGCGATCGTCCTGCGGGCCCTCGGTGCCGACTGGTACCCGCAGCATCTCGACACGCTGCGGGTCGCGACCCGCGCCAAACGCGATGCCCTGTGCGCTGCGCTCGAACGCGAGCTCGGGGACCGCATCGAGTTCCGCCGACCCGGCGGTGGCATGTTCGTGTGGGCGTCGCTCGCGATCGGGGTGACCACCGACGAGCTGCTCCCCCGGGCCCTCGACCAGGGCGTCGCGTTCGTCCCCGGCTCCGCCTTCGCCGTGGACCGCGACCTGTCGCAGCATCTTCGTCTCAGCTGGGCGACGGGCTCACCGGCAGAGCTGGCCGAAGCGGTGACCAGGCTCGCCCGGGCAATCGACAGGACCTAGTGTCGACGCCATCGTGACGATGATCGACGAACTCGAACCGGGCGTGGCCGCAGCCTTTGCCCATCTGCTCGACGGCGTCTGGGACGGCCGGGTCGATCCCGGGCTCCTCGAGCGCTGTCGGACCCGCGTCTGTGCACTCGTCGGCGCGCCACCCGACGCCGGCCGCCACCCGACGTCGCCCGCACCCGCACCCGACAGCGACGTCGTCACCGCCTGTCTCGCCTTCGCAGAGATGTGGGTGATCGATCCGCACGCGGTCACCGACGAGCTGGCCGCGGCGGTCCGCTCCCACCTGAACGACGCCGAGGCCGCCGCCTTCACGATCGCGCTCGCCACCATCGAAGCCCAGGCGCGTGCCGCCGTCGTGTGGGAGGCGCTCCCGTGAGATTCCCGCCCCCGCCCGACTCGATGAACTTCTTCGAACACGACGACGAACTCAACGCCCGGTTCGACGCCTTCTACGCCGAGCTGTGGCAGCACGGCATCGTCGACGAGGCGACGAAGGAGGTGGGGCGCCTCCGCAACGCCCGCATCACCGACTGCGGCATTTGACGCAACCTCCGCTTCGCAGGTGCGCAGCAGCAGGGACTGACCGAAGAAGCCGTCGCGATGATCGACGGCGACGTCGCCCGGTCCGACCTCACCCCGAGATGGAAAGCCACGGTCGACTGGGCCGACACGGTGATCGGCGCACGGTCGCCGGGTCCCGCACCCGACGAACTGACCCGGGCGGAGCTGGCCGAGCTGACCCTCACCATCGCGGTCGCCCAGGGATTCTCGAAGGCAGCGATCGCGTGGGGGCCCGCACCGGAACTCCCCACGATGGTCATCCCCACGCCCGGATCCTGATCCGGGGACGGCACCGTGCTTGTGCCGTCGCGGCCGCGCTGACACCATGAGCCGATGGTCAAGCCGCCTCATCCGTTCCTTGCGCTGATGGAGGTACGCGCCGCACCCGAATTCGGGGCCTTCGCGGCCACTGCTCCGGCCATGGCCGCACTGTTGCCGCGGGCCCGCCACGGCCGCCACGTGCTCGTCCTCCCGGGGTTCATGGCCGGCGATGCCAGCACCAAGCCCCTGCGTTTGCTCCTCGGCACGCTCGGCTACGAAACCCAGGGCTGGGGTCTCGGCACCAACCTCGGACCGACCGCGGGGATCATCGACGGCCTGATCGACCTCATCGAACGACTCGACCGGGACCGGGGTCCGATCGACATCATCGGCTGGTCGCTCGGCGGCCTGTTCGCCAGGGAGATGGCCAGGCTCGCACCCCACACGACCCGACAGGTGATCACCCTCGGCAGCCCCTTCCAGACCACCGGACCCGAACAGTCCAACGCCCGGGTCGCGTTCGCGGCGCTTCGCTCACGCCACCACGACGACCATCGCGTCCCCCGCGTGCCGAGCTGGGCCCGTGAACCGCTCATGGTCCCCACGACGTCGATCTACACGCGCACCGACGGGGTCGTGAGCTGGCATCAGTGCCTCAACCGCGACCTGCCACAGATGGAGAATGTCGAGGTCTACGGCAGCCACTGCGGTCTCGGCCACAATCCGGCGGCCGTGTACGTGATCGCCAATCGCCTGGCCCAGCGGGACGGAGACTGGAAGCCGTTCCGGCCGCCACGCGCCCTTCGGGGGTTCTACCCGGCCGGCGATGTGCTCGACACCGATCGGGTCAGCGCCGCCTGATCCGGCGAGCTCGCGGTCGCCCGCACCAGTTCCTCCTCCGCCACGTCGGCCTGGCGCCCATAGGACCATGCGAGCGAATCGAGGCGGCGAGCCTCGAGTTCGAGCGCCATAGTCGTGTCGCGCAACGCTCCCGCACTGCGCTGCAACCAGCCGCCGACATGGAAGACCAGCTCGGCGCGACTGCGGGACGCCGCGACCGACGACCACACGTCGTCGGTGTGGCGGGCACGACTCTCGTCGTCGCGTCGGATCATGACCTCACGTCGCCGGTCGAGATCGAGGGCCAGCCGACGAGCAGCCGCCGCACCCCGATGCGCGTCGAGCGCCGACGCTCGGAACCGGTCGAGGTCGGCGGCGACGGCAGCGACGTCGGACATGTGGACTCCTTCGTTCTGGTAGGGAGATCATATGAAAAGCATCCAAAGATCACAAGCGGGTGTTGCCGGATGGGCGTTCGCACTCGGGGACCTGACAGCGCAGCGCGACCGCGGGACAATCAACCGCATGGATCCGATCAGTGCATGGCAGGACTTCTGTCGCCGCCTTTCCGATGCGGGCA
This is a stretch of genomic DNA from Acidimicrobiales bacterium. It encodes these proteins:
- a CDS encoding PLP-dependent aminotransferase family protein, which codes for MPAHLLNTRARAATTSAIRDLLEHAQQPGMISLAGGLPDPDRFPTAALADIAAEVLRHDGRRTLQYGLTAGERDLRAHIVATTPCATDIDAVVVTTGSQQGLELLAGVLVDPGDTVVVADPEYLGAAQSFRRAGARLAPVPVDDHGLDIDELDAALRGGLRPKFAYLVPHFHNPSGGTLSASRRHRLLELAERYGFLVVLDDPYRELFVDTPPDDIAAPHPMVVHLRSSSKVLAPGLRVGWTIGPTWLTRAIERAKQSADLHTSTVSQAIVLRALGADWYPQHLDTLRVATRAKRDALCAALERELGDRIEFRRPGGGMFVWASLAIGVTTDELLPRALDQGVAFVPGSAFAVDRDLSQHLRLSWATGSPAELAEAVTRLARAIDRT
- a CDS encoding alpha/beta fold hydrolase, giving the protein MVKPPHPFLALMEVRAAPEFGAFAATAPAMAALLPRARHGRHVLVLPGFMAGDASTKPLRLLLGTLGYETQGWGLGTNLGPTAGIIDGLIDLIERLDRDRGPIDIIGWSLGGLFAREMARLAPHTTRQVITLGSPFQTTGPEQSNARVAFAALRSRHHDDHRVPRVPSWAREPLMVPTTSIYTRTDGVVSWHQCLNRDLPQMENVEVYGSHCGLGHNPAAVYVIANRLAQRDGDWKPFRPPRALRGFYPAGDVLDTDRVSAA